The Microcystis panniformis FACHB-1757 region CGCTTTAGTAACATCTCGAAAACTAGGGGTATTATTGGACTCCAGCACTGCTTTTACTATGAAAAATGGCAATAAACGTTCTCCCGATATAGCTTTTTTTGCCAAGGAACGTCTGCAAGAATTGGAAGAATTGCCGACGGGTTTTTTAGAAGGTGGGCCCGATTTAGTGGTAGAAATTCTCTCTCCAGGGAATACAGTGGCAGAAATCGAGGACAAAATTGCCGAATATTTTGCCAATGGGACTCGTTTGCTCTGGGTTATCAGTCCAGGTCAACACTATGTCTTAGTTTATCGTTGCGGGTACGAACCGCGGGGATTATTAACATCAGGAGATTTTCTGGAGGGGGAAGATGTGGTTCCGGGGTTCACTTTTCCCGTGGCTGATTTGTTTCAAAAACTATCTTTTTGACTCTTTCTTCTCAACAAATCGGCTAATAAATCGGCACTATCACTAATGGCTAGATGAGAAGCTTGTTGGGCCATGGCGGACAATTTTTCGGGATTAGACCATAAATCCAGGACTAATTCGCCTAAAAACTGAGCAGTTAACTCATTTTGACGATAAAGATAAGCGGCTTGAGCTTCAGCGAAAACTTTGGCATTATAGAACTGATGGTCTTCGGCAGCAAAAGGATAGGGAATTAAAATCGAAGGCGTACAAGTGATCGCTAATTCTGTTAAAGTGCTGGCTCCGGAGCGACTGATAGCCAGATTAGCTCTTTGCCATAATCCCGCCATATTGTC contains the following coding sequences:
- a CDS encoding Uma2 family endonuclease, yielding MSIRETTVMKTPETKVWTDAEFMALPDDGNRYELVKGELINLGNSGALHGYIAIILSAALFALVTSRKLGVLLDSSTAFTMKNGNKRSPDIAFFAKERLQELEELPTGFLEGGPDLVVEILSPGNTVAEIEDKIAEYFANGTRLLWVISPGQHYVLVYRCGYEPRGLLTSGDFLEGEDVVPGFTFPVADLFQKLSF